In uncultured Cohaesibacter sp., a genomic segment contains:
- the ugpB gene encoding sn-glycerol-3-phosphate ABC transporter substrate-binding protein UgpB: MNISRNVAGLLAATMFAGLSVPAMAATEVQWWHAMGGANGERVNKIAADFNATQSDYKIVPVYKGTYDETMTGAIAAFRAKQQPAIVQVYEVGTATMMAAKGAIYPVEKLMNDMGEPFDRSAFLPAVISYYETPEGQLLSMPFNSSSPVLWYNKDALDKAGAKIPTTWAEMKDASKKLVDSGMKCGFTFGWQSWVMIENFSAWHNIPSGTKENGFAGFDTEFTFNNAQVANRLNDIYEMSKTNQFVYGGRQSDSAPMFTNGDCGMWMTSSASYGGLKSDAKFNFGESMLPLDTDIAKEPQNSIIGGATLWVLNGLPKEQYKGVAKFMTYLSSPEVQAWWHQQTGYVPITTAAYELSREQGYYNENPGTDTAIKQLSLHQPTPNSRGIRYGNFSQIRAVINEEMENIWNGSKPAQTALDDAKTRGDELLRKFERSVK, translated from the coding sequence ATGAATATTTCTCGCAATGTTGCCGGCCTGCTTGCCGCAACCATGTTTGCTGGTTTGTCCGTTCCCGCAATGGCCGCAACCGAGGTTCAGTGGTGGCATGCAATGGGTGGTGCCAACGGTGAGCGCGTCAACAAGATCGCAGCCGACTTCAACGCTACCCAGTCCGACTACAAGATCGTTCCGGTTTACAAGGGCACCTACGATGAGACCATGACCGGTGCCATCGCCGCATTCCGCGCCAAGCAGCAGCCAGCCATCGTGCAGGTCTATGAAGTTGGCACCGCAACCATGATGGCTGCCAAGGGCGCCATCTATCCGGTTGAAAAGCTGATGAATGACATGGGCGAGCCGTTTGACCGCAGCGCCTTCCTGCCAGCCGTGATCTCCTACTACGAAACCCCGGAAGGCCAGTTGCTGTCCATGCCGTTCAACAGCTCTTCGCCGGTGCTGTGGTACAACAAGGACGCTCTGGACAAGGCTGGTGCCAAGATCCCGACAACTTGGGCCGAAATGAAAGACGCCTCCAAGAAGCTGGTTGATAGCGGCATGAAATGCGGCTTCACATTCGGCTGGCAGTCCTGGGTGATGATCGAGAACTTCTCTGCATGGCACAACATTCCGTCAGGCACCAAGGAAAACGGCTTTGCCGGGTTCGACACCGAATTTACCTTCAACAACGCTCAGGTCGCAAACCGTCTCAACGACATTTATGAAATGTCCAAGACCAACCAGTTCGTTTATGGCGGCCGTCAGAGCGACAGCGCTCCGATGTTCACCAACGGCGATTGCGGCATGTGGATGACCTCTTCGGCTTCCTATGGTGGCCTGAAATCCGACGCCAAGTTCAATTTCGGCGAATCCATGCTGCCGCTGGATACCGACATTGCCAAGGAACCGCAGAACTCCATCATCGGTGGTGCAACCTTGTGGGTTCTCAACGGCCTGCCGAAAGAGCAGTACAAGGGCGTTGCCAAGTTCATGACCTACCTGTCCTCTCCTGAAGTTCAGGCCTGGTGGCATCAGCAAACCGGTTATGTGCCCATCACCACGGCTGCCTATGAACTCTCCAGGGAACAGGGCTACTACAACGAGAACCCGGGCACCGATACGGCCATCAAGCAGCTCAGCCTGCACCAGCCGACCCCGAATTCCCGTGGCATCCGTTATGGCAACTTCTCTCAGATCCGCGCTGTCATCAACGAGGAAATGGAAAATATCTGGAACGGCTCCAAGCCTGCCCAGACCGCTCTTGACGATGCAAAGACCCGCGGTGACGAACTTCTGCGCAAGTTTGAACGCAGCGTGAAGTAA
- the ugpA gene encoding sn-glycerol-3-phosphate ABC transporter permease UgpA yields MIKRVHFPASPLPYLLVAPQIVITIVFFLWPAGQAFYQSFHIEDAFGLGSEFVWFENFEVLFTDPLYLAAFWRTILFSALVAVVSMGTSLVLAAFADRVIRGATFYRTLLIWPYAVAPVLAGAIWSFMFHPTLGIFPYFLEMVGIDWNHYMSGNQAMALVVLAASWKQIAYNFLFYLAGMQAIPKSVIEAAAIDGAGPVYRFRTIILPLLSPTTFFLLIINAVYAFFDTFGIIHAVTKGGPASSTTTLVYKVFTDGFIGLDLGGSAAQSIVLMVMVIALTVFQFRYIERKVEY; encoded by the coding sequence ATGATCAAGCGCGTGCATTTTCCCGCGTCCCCATTGCCCTATCTGCTGGTTGCCCCCCAGATCGTGATCACCATCGTGTTCTTTCTCTGGCCGGCCGGGCAGGCGTTCTACCAATCCTTCCACATCGAGGACGCGTTCGGACTCGGGTCTGAATTTGTCTGGTTCGAGAATTTCGAGGTCCTGTTTACGGATCCGCTCTATCTGGCTGCCTTCTGGCGCACCATCCTGTTTTCGGCTCTGGTAGCCGTGGTCTCGATGGGCACGTCGCTGGTGCTGGCGGCCTTTGCCGATCGGGTGATCCGTGGGGCCACCTTCTACCGGACCCTGCTGATCTGGCCCTATGCCGTCGCGCCGGTGCTGGCCGGTGCCATCTGGAGCTTCATGTTCCATCCGACGCTGGGCATCTTTCCCTATTTCCTTGAAATGGTCGGGATCGACTGGAACCACTACATGAGCGGCAATCAGGCGATGGCGCTTGTTGTTCTCGCGGCTTCCTGGAAGCAGATCGCCTATAACTTCCTGTTCTATCTGGCTGGCATGCAGGCCATTCCGAAGTCGGTGATCGAGGCTGCGGCCATTGATGGCGCCGGACCGGTCTACCGTTTCCGGACGATCATCCTGCCGCTGCTGTCGCCGACCACCTTCTTCCTGCTGATCATCAACGCGGTCTACGCCTTCTTTGACACCTTCGGCATCATTCATGCCGTCACCAAGGGTGGCCCGGCAAGTTCGACAACGACCCTTGTCTACAAGGTCTTCACCGATGGTTTCATCGGTCTTGACCTCGGCGGCTCGGCGGCCCAGTCGATTGTCCTGATGGTCATGGTCATTGCGCTGACGGTGTTCCAGTTCCGTTACATCGAGAGAAAGGTTGAATACTGA
- the ugpE gene encoding sn-glycerol-3-phosphate ABC transporter permease UgpE, which yields MVENRPFLDFVTHLVLIFGILLVALPIWIMFVASTHDAVRMAHVPLPLLPGGQFWENLRLTFFGNGLKGSETAAVWQLMLNSFIMAMMISIGKISISILSAYAIVYFRFPLRMTFFWMIFITLMLPVEVRIVPTFEVVANLGMLNSYWGLSVPLIASATATFMFRQVFLTIPDELLESARIDGAGPMRFFFDMLLPLSRTNIAALFVIVFIYGWNQYLWPLLVTTDQSMGTIVISIKQMLEAETGSPQWNVIMMTALLAMLPPVAVVIGMQKFFVKGLTETEK from the coding sequence ATGGTCGAGAATCGTCCCTTTCTTGATTTCGTGACCCACCTTGTGCTGATCTTTGGCATCCTGCTGGTTGCCCTGCCGATCTGGATCATGTTTGTCGCGTCTACCCATGATGCCGTCCGCATGGCACATGTGCCGCTGCCGCTGTTGCCGGGCGGGCAATTCTGGGAAAACCTGCGCCTGACCTTCTTTGGCAATGGTCTCAAGGGGTCGGAAACGGCCGCTGTCTGGCAACTGATGCTGAACAGCTTCATCATGGCGATGATGATTTCCATCGGCAAGATCTCCATTTCGATCCTGTCGGCCTATGCCATCGTCTATTTCCGCTTTCCGCTGCGCATGACCTTCTTCTGGATGATCTTCATCACCCTGATGCTGCCGGTCGAGGTGCGCATCGTGCCGACCTTCGAGGTGGTGGCCAACCTTGGCATGCTGAACAGCTACTGGGGGCTCTCGGTGCCGCTGATTGCTTCAGCTACGGCGACCTTCATGTTCCGGCAGGTCTTCCTGACCATTCCGGACGAGCTGTTGGAAAGCGCCCGGATCGACGGGGCAGGGCCGATGCGCTTCTTCTTTGACATGCTGCTGCCGCTGTCGCGCACCAACATCGCCGCGCTGTTCGTGATCGTCTTCATCTATGGCTGGAACCAGTATCTCTGGCCGCTGCTCGTCACCACGGACCAGAGCATGGGCACGATTGTCATCTCCATCAAACAGATGCTGGAGGCCGAAACCGGCTCACCACAGTGGAACGTCATCATGATGACCGCCCTTCTGGCCATGCTGCCACCGGTGGCAGTGGTGATCGGAATGCAGAAATTCTTCGTCAAGGGTTTGACGGAAACCGAGAAATAA
- a CDS encoding sn-glycerol-3-phosphate import ATP-binding protein UgpC translates to MSKIKFDYVRKSYGPNEVIHGINGTIEDGEFVVIVGPSGCGKSTLLRMVAGLETITGGEIKIGEKVVNKLEPAKRSIAMVFQNYALYPHMSVFENMSYGLKIRKVPKAEIKRRVEETAEILELTPYLKRSPRELSGGQRQRVAMGRAIVREPEVFLFDEPLSNLDAKLRVQMRLEIKKLQERLGITSIYVTHDQVEAMTLGHRLMVLNGGNVEQFGTPIDIYLKPETLFVATFIGSPAMNILDGRLSDDGTAAILTTGETIQLTKPLLSHKGQTIKLGMRPEHLIRCDADKALLHLNADVVEQLGADTILHANLGGSGETVIARIDGVVPAASGERFSFTIEPENLHVFDSDKGKRIN, encoded by the coding sequence ATGTCCAAGATTAAATTTGATTATGTTCGCAAGTCCTACGGTCCCAATGAAGTCATTCATGGCATCAACGGCACAATCGAAGATGGCGAATTTGTCGTCATCGTCGGCCCGTCCGGCTGTGGCAAGTCCACCCTCCTGCGCATGGTTGCCGGGCTTGAGACCATCACGGGGGGCGAGATCAAGATCGGTGAGAAGGTCGTCAACAAACTCGAACCGGCCAAGCGCAGCATCGCCATGGTGTTCCAGAACTACGCGCTCTATCCGCATATGTCGGTGTTTGAAAACATGTCCTATGGCCTCAAGATCCGCAAGGTTCCGAAGGCCGAGATCAAGCGGCGGGTGGAAGAAACCGCCGAGATTCTGGAGCTCACCCCTTATCTCAAGCGCTCGCCGCGTGAGCTTTCCGGCGGTCAGCGCCAGCGCGTGGCCATGGGGCGGGCCATTGTGCGTGAACCGGAGGTGTTCCTGTTCGACGAGCCGCTGTCCAACCTTGATGCCAAGCTGCGCGTCCAGATGCGCCTTGAAATCAAGAAGCTGCAAGAGCGCCTGGGCATCACCTCCATCTATGTGACCCATGATCAGGTCGAGGCCATGACCCTTGGCCATCGGCTGATGGTGCTCAATGGCGGCAATGTCGAGCAGTTCGGCACGCCGATCGACATTTACCTCAAGCCTGAGACGCTGTTTGTGGCGACCTTCATCGGCTCCCCGGCCATGAATATTCTGGACGGGCGTCTTTCTGATGATGGCACTGCCGCCATTCTGACGACGGGCGAGACGATCCAGCTGACAAAGCCGTTGCTCTCGCACAAGGGCCAGACCATCAAGCTGGGCATGCGGCCCGAGCATCTCATCCGCTGCGATGCGGACAAGGCACTCCTTCATCTCAATGCCGATGTGGTGGAACAGCTGGGTGCAGACACCATCCTGCACGCCAATCTGGGCGGTAGCGGCGAGACCGTGATTGCCCGAATTGACGGTGTGGTTCCGGCGGCCAGTGGCGAGCGTTTCAGTTTCACCATCGAGCCCGAGAATCTGCACGTGTTCGATAGTGACAAAGGCAAGCGCATCAACTGA
- a CDS encoding glycerophosphodiester phosphodiesterase family protein: protein MFHAAGSLRDKGIVEIQGHRGARGLLAENTLPSFAYALSIGVCILEIDIQMTRDGVLVVTHDFRLSSSLARDDKGSWVDDGPEVIDLTYDELRRYDVGGLRSGTDYAARYPDQAFLNGIVIPSLDEVMALCRTKPAHEAALNIEIKSDPTREVHRERGGQVIDTLIASLKQQGFEDRVIVQSFDWALIDDLRDKAPNIERAYLTVEESKVEGDELRGHATVFSGSPWLGRSDFDANGGSVAAMLAKEEASFWSAFYQDLTAEKVAEAHRLGLGVNAWTVNDFADIEHMIDIGVDGIISDYPARVQRVLMDRGLRWK from the coding sequence ATGTTTCACGCAGCGGGTTCGCTTCGCGACAAGGGTATTGTTGAGATTCAGGGCCATCGTGGGGCGCGGGGCCTGTTGGCCGAGAATACCCTGCCAAGCTTTGCCTATGCCCTGTCGATCGGGGTTTGCATTCTCGAAATCGACATCCAGATGACCCGAGACGGTGTTCTTGTGGTCACCCATGATTTCCGTCTGTCCTCTTCGCTGGCGCGGGATGACAAGGGCTCTTGGGTGGATGATGGCCCCGAGGTGATCGACCTCACCTATGATGAACTCAGACGTTATGACGTGGGCGGGCTCAGAAGTGGCACCGACTACGCTGCCCGTTATCCGGATCAGGCGTTCCTGAACGGGATTGTCATACCAAGTCTCGATGAAGTCATGGCTCTGTGCCGGACGAAGCCTGCCCACGAAGCCGCGCTCAATATCGAGATCAAGTCGGACCCGACGCGAGAGGTGCACAGGGAACGCGGTGGACAGGTGATTGACACGTTGATTGCCTCTCTCAAGCAGCAGGGCTTTGAGGATCGGGTGATCGTGCAATCCTTCGACTGGGCGCTGATCGATGATCTGAGGGACAAGGCCCCCAACATCGAGCGGGCCTATCTGACGGTAGAGGAATCCAAGGTGGAGGGGGATGAGCTGCGCGGCCACGCCACTGTCTTCAGCGGCTCACCTTGGCTTGGGCGCAGCGATTTTGATGCCAACGGCGGCAGCGTTGCGGCGATGCTGGCAAAGGAGGAGGCTTCCTTCTGGTCGGCCTTTTATCAGGATCTTACCGCCGAAAAGGTGGCGGAAGCGCATCGGCTGGGGCTTGGCGTCAACGCCTGGACGGTTAACGACTTTGCCGATATTGAACACATGATCGACATAGGTGTCGACGGCATCATTTCCGACTATCCGGCCCGTGTTCAGCGCGTGCTCATGGATCGCGGATTGCGTTGGAAATAG
- a CDS encoding DUF4274 domain-containing protein, with amino-acid sequence MPNIEQDILSWLKEQRTEVWHAIGDNWNWDYGVDPLLWLVQQPECDAGTARSVFWTCYLSDPTVADFSPESRAQVEEWCLEEQKLFALIGRNAFNGLYKTNRFKCMVDDTAFSTGPRVARELELQREQGYIDWSLSESLLVSGNQELSEDIFEEEELLGIEIAEEGGFEGQSLD; translated from the coding sequence ATGCCAAATATTGAACAAGACATTCTCTCTTGGCTAAAAGAGCAAAGAACTGAGGTATGGCATGCCATTGGAGACAACTGGAACTGGGATTACGGTGTAGATCCATTGCTTTGGTTGGTTCAGCAACCGGAATGCGACGCAGGAACTGCTCGTAGTGTTTTTTGGACTTGCTATCTGAGCGATCCTACGGTCGCCGATTTTTCTCCTGAAAGCCGCGCTCAGGTTGAAGAATGGTGCCTTGAGGAGCAGAAACTGTTCGCTCTGATTGGCAGGAATGCTTTCAATGGCCTTTATAAAACCAACCGTTTCAAGTGTATGGTTGATGATACCGCCTTCAGTACTGGCCCTAGAGTTGCCAGGGAATTGGAGTTGCAACGAGAACAGGGGTATATAGATTGGTCTCTTTCGGAGTCTCTACTCGTGAGTGGTAACCAAGAATTGAGCGAAGATATCTTCGAAGAAGAAGAATTGTTGGGCATTGAAATTGCCGAAGAAGGTGGATTTGAGGGGCAATCGTTAGACTAG
- a CDS encoding transposase: MFWLSAAQWAVIESLLPNNKGGARRVDDRRGISGIIHVLKVGCRWGGQTTKFPVIPGRANCKRSIRYDERRYKDRHLIENAFCRLKDFHRAATRYDKLARNFLSAVTLATLIAFWI; encoded by the coding sequence CTGTTTTGGTTGTCGGCCGCGCAATGGGCGGTGATTGAATCACTTTTGCCGAACAACAAGGGAGGTGCCCGCCGGGTCGATGATCGTCGGGGAATCTCTGGCATCATCCATGTTTTGAAGGTGGGCTGCCGCTGGGGTGGCCAAACCACCAAGTTCCCCGTTATTCCCGGCCGCGCAAACTGCAAGCGCTCGATCCGCTATGATGAGCGGCGTTACAAGGATCGTCACCTTATCGAAAATGCCTTCTGTCGCCTCAAAGACTTCCACCGCGCTGCAACTCGCTATGACAAACTCGCAAGAAACTTCCTATCCGCAGTCACGTTGGCAACCCTCATCGCATTCTGGATTTGA